Proteins from a genomic interval of Sphingopyxis sp. QXT-31:
- a CDS encoding spinster family MFS transporter, producing the protein MATDTRPPSATRSAARPGFVLGMLCFVYVLNFLDRQLLSILAKPIQDALQISDGQLGLISGLYFAMFYCFIAIPVGWFADRTSRVGVLSVACAVWSGATVACGMAANYTQLAIARMVVGFGEAGGVPPSYAIITDTYPPGKRAAALGIFNLGPAIGAAAGVAFGAAIAEKFGWRIPFIAVGAIGIVTALVVWLTVREPRRGATDAAAAVSTAPADDKAAFWPTVRMFLSHPILMLAALGGGATQFVTYGLGNFAVLFLMREKGMELGEVAIWYALVLLIGMGGGMIVSGRVIDRMVKKSRTGYAIAPALSLVVAMPFYLAFVWAPGWPLALALLTVVMVFNYFYLSASVALVQEEVKPNQRVLAGALLLLIMNFIGLGLGPTWVGFASDWFTAQGEAHGLQSALYTLTPFYIVAIGLFLWLAARLRRQEALA; encoded by the coding sequence GTGGCGACCGACACGCGCCCGCCTTCCGCTACGAGGTCGGCCGCACGGCCCGGCTTCGTGCTGGGCATGCTCTGCTTCGTCTATGTGCTGAACTTCCTCGACCGGCAGCTGCTGTCGATCCTGGCGAAGCCGATCCAGGACGCGCTCCAGATTAGCGACGGCCAGCTCGGGCTGATCAGCGGGCTCTATTTCGCGATGTTCTATTGCTTCATCGCGATCCCGGTCGGCTGGTTCGCAGACCGGACGAGCCGTGTCGGCGTGCTGTCGGTCGCCTGCGCGGTTTGGAGCGGGGCGACCGTGGCGTGCGGGATGGCCGCGAACTATACCCAGCTCGCGATCGCGCGCATGGTCGTGGGCTTCGGCGAGGCGGGGGGCGTGCCGCCCTCCTATGCGATCATCACCGACACCTATCCGCCGGGCAAGCGCGCCGCGGCGCTGGGCATCTTCAACCTCGGCCCCGCGATAGGCGCGGCGGCGGGCGTGGCGTTCGGCGCGGCGATCGCCGAGAAATTCGGCTGGCGCATCCCCTTCATCGCGGTGGGCGCGATCGGGATCGTCACAGCGCTGGTCGTGTGGCTGACGGTGCGCGAGCCGAGGCGCGGGGCGACCGACGCGGCGGCGGCTGTTTCGACCGCGCCTGCGGACGACAAGGCGGCCTTCTGGCCGACGGTGCGCATGTTCCTGTCGCACCCGATCCTGATGCTCGCCGCGCTCGGCGGCGGCGCGACGCAGTTCGTGACCTACGGCCTCGGCAATTTTGCGGTGCTGTTCCTGATGCGCGAAAAGGGGATGGAGCTGGGCGAGGTCGCGATCTGGTACGCGCTGGTGCTGCTGATCGGCATGGGCGGCGGGATGATCGTCTCTGGCCGGGTGATCGACCGGATGGTCAAGAAATCGCGCACCGGTTATGCGATCGCGCCGGCGCTGTCTTTGGTCGTCGCGATGCCCTTCTATCTCGCCTTCGTCTGGGCGCCGGGGTGGCCGCTGGCGCTCGCGCTGCTCACCGTGGTGATGGTGTTCAACTATTTCTACCTCTCTGCCTCGGTCGCGCTGGTGCAGGAGGAAGTGAAGCCGAACCAGCGCGTGCTGGCGGGCGCGCTGCTGCTGCTGATCATGAATTTCATCGGGCTGGGGCTGGGGCCGACGTGGGTCGGCTTCGCGAGCGACTGGTTCACCGCGCAGGGCGAGGCGCAT
- a CDS encoding TonB-dependent receptor: protein MASVAATALFTIPAVAMAQDADTTAPQAEGEDDDGSIIVTATRRAERIQDVPLSISAYSQEELTEKGIVGYEGIGRETPGVVLNKPTANFNNFTARGIATNGYNANLQSSVAIYIDELPVSTIGNTTVVDPNLFDVERVEFLRGPQGTLFGSGSLSGAMRILQKSPDLNDFDTAALVDFGLTGSDSFRQRYNAMVNVPLVEDKLAVRAVGFYRNEEGYLDNVGTGVKNSNTLIDYGGRLILMWKPTDRLSIKLLGSYENSNPKDSSLTSPSLGRNKRISDEPDRFTGKQAIANATIDYEFDFAKLTSSSTYSDFDQRFYVDLAGTFPPGSFPGAPIAFGLDADAYDKVFVQETRLASTLDGPFQFVLGGFYLNRRRDVDFLYRSNLDFLAARGITGLPDKYFQKQYTHSISEELAGFGELTYRFSDKFWLTGGMRYGETSAQSFTEAGGYLATAAGFNYYTYALFNIPVNFDPSTFTAYAAAAGLKAKGSKPSWKASATFKPSDTLTTYATFATGFRAPIVNAFAGRPSLVDDTDIIIPFGASSDSLKSYEVGAKGRWLGGRVSINTAFYLIDWSNIQAQANRVSDSVQFATNIGAAQSKGFEFEVAVVPATGWSIGFNGAYNDSKITRLSPAEAAISGAVLGHRLSAPRIQGSAYMSYNFKIGSDVDAMLAVNAQHIGSYNSSFPNTPGAPNVPLSTFGKTDAYSNVNMSVGLKKGDLSAQLYVENLFDDHSITYIHPEAFLVSRFGTMRPRTFGIRLGYSL, encoded by the coding sequence TTGGCGTCCGTCGCTGCGACGGCGTTGTTCACCATTCCGGCCGTTGCCATGGCGCAGGACGCGGACACCACCGCGCCGCAGGCGGAGGGCGAAGACGACGACGGGTCGATCATCGTCACCGCGACGCGCCGCGCCGAGCGCATCCAGGACGTGCCGCTCAGCATCTCGGCCTATTCGCAGGAAGAGCTGACCGAAAAGGGCATCGTCGGTTACGAGGGTATCGGGCGCGAGACGCCGGGCGTCGTGCTCAACAAACCGACCGCCAACTTCAACAATTTCACCGCGCGCGGCATCGCGACCAACGGCTATAACGCCAATCTGCAGAGCTCGGTCGCCATCTATATCGACGAGCTGCCGGTCTCGACGATCGGCAACACCACCGTCGTCGATCCGAACCTGTTCGACGTCGAGCGCGTCGAGTTCCTGCGCGGGCCGCAGGGCACGCTCTTCGGCTCGGGCTCGCTCTCGGGCGCGATGCGCATCCTGCAGAAGAGCCCCGACCTCAATGATTTCGACACCGCGGCGCTCGTCGATTTCGGGCTGACCGGCTCGGACAGCTTTCGCCAGCGCTATAATGCAATGGTCAATGTGCCGCTGGTCGAGGACAAGCTCGCGGTGCGCGCGGTCGGCTTCTACCGCAACGAGGAAGGCTATCTCGACAATGTCGGGACGGGGGTGAAGAATTCGAACACATTGATCGATTATGGCGGTCGGCTGATCCTGATGTGGAAACCCACCGACCGGCTGTCGATCAAGCTGCTCGGCAGCTATGAGAACAGCAATCCCAAGGACAGCTCGCTGACCAGCCCGTCGCTGGGGCGCAACAAGCGTATCTCGGACGAGCCCGACCGCTTCACCGGCAAGCAGGCGATTGCGAACGCGACGATCGATTATGAGTTCGACTTTGCCAAGCTCACCAGCTCGTCGACCTATTCGGATTTCGACCAGCGCTTCTATGTCGATCTCGCGGGCACCTTCCCGCCGGGATCCTTCCCCGGGGCGCCGATCGCCTTCGGGCTCGACGCCGACGCTTATGACAAGGTGTTCGTACAGGAAACGCGGCTTGCCTCGACGCTCGACGGGCCGTTCCAGTTCGTGCTCGGCGGCTTCTATCTGAATCGTCGCCGCGACGTCGATTTCCTCTATCGCTCCAACCTCGATTTCTTGGCAGCGCGCGGAATTACGGGGCTCCCCGACAAATATTTCCAGAAGCAATATACGCACTCGATTAGCGAGGAACTCGCGGGCTTTGGCGAGCTCACCTATCGTTTTTCGGATAAATTCTGGCTGACCGGCGGCATGCGTTATGGCGAAACTTCGGCACAGAGCTTCACCGAGGCGGGTGGTTATCTGGCGACGGCCGCTGGGTTCAACTATTACACCTATGCGCTTTTTAACATTCCCGTGAACTTCGACCCTTCGACCTTCACCGCGTATGCGGCAGCCGCAGGTCTCAAGGCCAAGGGATCGAAGCCGTCGTGGAAAGCGAGCGCCACGTTCAAACCCAGCGACACGCTGACCACCTATGCCACCTTTGCGACCGGCTTTCGCGCCCCGATCGTCAATGCTTTTGCGGGACGGCCAAGCCTTGTCGACGATACCGACATCATCATTCCTTTCGGCGCAAGCTCCGACAGCCTGAAAAGCTATGAGGTTGGCGCGAAGGGCCGCTGGCTCGGCGGGCGCGTGTCGATCAACACCGCCTTCTACCTGATCGACTGGAGCAACATACAGGCGCAGGCGAACCGCGTGTCGGACTCGGTGCAGTTCGCGACCAACATCGGCGCGGCGCAGAGCAAGGGGTTCGAGTTCGAGGTAGCGGTGGTTCCCGCCACGGGCTGGTCGATCGGCTTCAACGGCGCCTATAACGACAGCAAGATCACCAGGCTCTCGCCCGCCGAGGCGGCGATTTCGGGCGCGGTGCTCGGGCACCGGCTGTCGGCGCCGCGGATCCAGGGGTCGGCCTATATGAGCTATAATTTCAAGATCGGGTCCGACGTCGACGCGATGCTGGCGGTCAATGCCCAGCATATCGGGTCTTACAACAGCAGCTTCCCGAACACCCCGGGCGCGCCCAATGTTCCGCTGTCGACCTTTGGCAAGACCGACGCGTACAGCAACGTCAATATGAGCGTCGGGCTCAAAAAGGGCGATCTGTCGGCGCAGCTTTACGTGGAAAATCTCTTCGACGATCATTCGATCACCTATATCCACCCCGAGGCTTTTCTGGTGAGCCGCTTCGGCACGATGCGGCCGCGGACCTTCGGCATCCGCCTCGGCTACAGCCTCTAA